A region from the Desulfomarina profundi genome encodes:
- a CDS encoding MMPL family transporter → MKNSSASVMQMAEKRWGRWLFLLSVLLVGVFLSLQVSIDDNALDLLPDGQVKGDLHLLQRLGLVDRIFITLSIEKPAANDTEKLKKSVTRLGRLLRESSSFSLVMDKLEPGYESSLYTMFSPWLPVLMERDDLAAVEKKLTPDALDRAMEKLFTLLNSPAGIAVKKQVRSDPLGLTGLLLNKLNHLRSEFSMRLVDGFFMSSDSSHALVLAESIFSLTDSKNAEKIETELKTLFKKSLESGVTAEIIGTLPHTLANSRTIQHDLKRLLPLATFLLLFLLAVTLRDIRVVPVLGVVFMAALPAIGVTSLVFGHVSGLALGFGIVLLGIGVDFSIHLFLALGEEGERSGQLRALRRPVLFAWLTTATVLAVLLFSGVPSHRQMATLALVGVSLAVLFSWLVIPEIVPREKSRKQEKRRKKVLLSARLTPFVKKGLLVLWGLLLVAGLTAWPQLHYNGDLRVLDAPDRHVIAAEKHFRDIWGAKGDEAFIVSAGKNLDIALENNSMVYTFLKEHGIGPFQSLAPLLPGRKIQRENVKQWQQFWNEKRPEFDRVFLEAAAKYGFSESAFTPFFHTLEGEPGLLQPEKIEKSPLRSMAASMIRSPGRTEGGRSSDFLVMTTVSLQGGNLQVLQDWTESNPDVTLLANRIWRTEVEQSLRRDMMILCLAAGCAVVFLVGLQFRRFDGMLAVLAPVLSALSAMSVFCFLTGVELNMMHLIMGIMVIGLSVDYGIFVVCARREKQYATTSKAVSICAASSLIGFGVLAFAAHPALHALGITVLVGIGTAWPVALLVSPTLLEFGEQRH, encoded by the coding sequence ATGAAAAACTCTTCAGCCAGTGTGATGCAGATGGCTGAAAAAAGGTGGGGCAGGTGGTTGTTTCTTCTGTCTGTTCTTCTGGTCGGTGTATTTCTTTCCCTACAGGTTTCAATTGATGACAATGCCCTGGACCTGCTTCCCGATGGCCAGGTCAAGGGTGACCTGCATTTGCTGCAGCGCCTGGGGCTTGTTGACCGGATTTTCATCACCCTTTCAATAGAAAAACCTGCTGCCAATGATACGGAAAAGCTGAAAAAAAGTGTTACCCGGCTGGGTCGCCTGCTTCGGGAAAGCAGCAGCTTTTCCCTGGTGATGGACAAACTGGAGCCGGGTTACGAAAGCAGTCTGTATACCATGTTTTCTCCCTGGTTGCCGGTTCTTATGGAGCGGGATGACCTTGCTGCAGTGGAAAAAAAGCTCACCCCGGATGCCCTTGACCGGGCCATGGAAAAATTGTTTACCCTGCTGAACAGCCCCGCCGGGATTGCCGTGAAGAAACAGGTAAGAAGTGATCCCTTAGGACTGACCGGGTTACTGCTGAACAAATTGAATCACCTGCGATCCGAATTTTCCATGCGCCTGGTGGACGGATTTTTCATGAGTTCTGATTCCAGTCATGCACTGGTTCTTGCGGAGAGTATTTTTTCCCTGACCGATTCAAAAAATGCTGAAAAAATAGAAACTGAGCTGAAAACTCTCTTTAAAAAATCATTGGAGTCCGGGGTGACAGCAGAGATTATCGGTACACTGCCCCACACTCTGGCAAACAGCCGAACCATACAGCATGACCTGAAACGATTACTGCCCCTGGCAACATTTCTGCTTCTGTTTCTGCTGGCAGTTACATTGCGGGATATCCGTGTTGTGCCAGTGCTTGGAGTGGTTTTCATGGCGGCATTGCCGGCCATTGGTGTTACATCTCTTGTCTTCGGGCATGTCAGTGGGCTGGCCCTCGGTTTCGGGATCGTTCTGCTGGGGATTGGCGTCGATTTTTCCATTCACCTCTTTCTGGCACTGGGAGAAGAGGGTGAGAGAAGCGGGCAGTTGCGGGCCCTGAGACGACCTGTTCTCTTTGCCTGGCTTACAACTGCCACAGTTCTTGCTGTATTGCTCTTTTCAGGTGTTCCATCGCATCGGCAGATGGCGACCCTGGCTCTTGTCGGTGTTTCCCTGGCTGTTCTCTTTTCCTGGCTTGTTATCCCGGAAATAGTACCCCGGGAAAAGAGCAGAAAACAGGAAAAAAGAAGAAAAAAGGTGCTGCTGTCTGCCAGGTTGACACCTTTTGTAAAAAAAGGCTTACTCGTACTATGGGGGCTGCTGCTGGTTGCGGGACTGACTGCCTGGCCGCAACTTCACTACAACGGAGACCTGCGTGTCCTTGACGCCCCTGACCGCCATGTGATTGCAGCTGAAAAACATTTCAGGGATATCTGGGGAGCTAAAGGTGATGAGGCGTTCATTGTCAGCGCAGGAAAAAATCTTGATATTGCCCTGGAGAATAATTCCATGGTCTACACATTTTTAAAAGAGCACGGAATCGGTCCCTTTCAGTCTCTTGCTCCACTTTTGCCGGGCAGGAAAATTCAGAGAGAAAACGTAAAACAATGGCAGCAGTTCTGGAACGAGAAGAGACCGGAGTTTGATCGTGTCTTTCTGGAAGCTGCGGCTAAATATGGTTTTTCAGAAAGTGCCTTTACTCCTTTTTTCCATACTCTTGAGGGTGAGCCGGGACTGCTGCAGCCTGAAAAAATAGAAAAAAGTCCCCTCCGCTCAATGGCAGCCTCCATGATTCGTTCTCCTGGACGAACAGAAGGGGGCAGAAGTAGTGACTTTCTTGTAATGACCACTGTGTCACTCCAGGGGGGTAACCTTCAGGTTCTGCAGGACTGGACAGAGAGTAATCCCGATGTGACGCTGCTTGCCAACAGAATATGGCGGACGGAGGTGGAGCAGTCCCTTAGAAGGGACATGATGATACTCTGTCTTGCAGCCGGCTGTGCCGTTGTTTTCCTCGTGGGTCTGCAATTCAGACGGTTTGATGGAATGCTTGCCGTACTGGCACCTGTGTTGTCAGCACTTTCCGCCATGTCCGTATTCTGTTTTCTTACAGGGGTTGAGTTGAATATGATGCATCTCATCATGGGGATCATGGTTATCGGATTGTCCGTTGATTACGGCATTTTCGTTGTCTGTGCCCGAAGAGAAAAACAATATGCTACAACATCAAAGGCTGTGTCCATTTGTGCAGCCAGTTCACTTATCGGTTTTGGTGTTTTAGCCTTTGCAGCACATCCGGCGCTTCACGCCCTTGGGATTACCGTGCTGGTCGGCATAGGTACGGCCTGGCCGGTGGCTCTTCTTGTCAGTCCGACTCTGCTGGAATTTGGTGAACAACGACACTGA
- a CDS encoding LolA family protein, which translates to MVKYCLRQEISRYGKTSVENSILLFFLLSILLFSVSIPVCAWSSQQDDLQSFLEKIQKKANLTRSFSADFSQEKILTLFARPVHFKGKLYIVRPDRLRWEFISPVPSALIFRGEEGLKCGDGPAPRHFSLSEDPVMKVVAGQLWLWLGGDYMKMAKMFTLKKTGNSTLQVTPVDKNIADFISSVSIVFDEKSLQPRKVEITEAGGDLTRIVFYATVINSRLDEKLFSQCDADG; encoded by the coding sequence ATGGTGAAGTATTGCTTGCGGCAGGAGATATCAAGGTATGGGAAGACCTCGGTTGAAAACAGTATTCTCCTGTTTTTTCTTCTTTCCATTCTCCTTTTTTCTGTCAGTATACCGGTTTGTGCATGGAGTTCCCAACAGGATGACCTGCAATCGTTTCTTGAAAAAATCCAGAAAAAAGCAAACCTTACCCGCAGTTTTTCTGCTGATTTCAGCCAGGAAAAAATTCTGACCCTCTTTGCCCGACCTGTCCATTTCAAGGGAAAACTCTATATTGTCCGTCCGGACAGATTGCGTTGGGAATTTATCTCTCCTGTTCCTTCTGCCCTGATTTTTAGGGGAGAGGAGGGATTGAAGTGCGGCGATGGTCCAGCTCCCCGTCATTTCAGTCTTTCGGAGGATCCGGTGATGAAGGTGGTTGCCGGGCAGCTCTGGCTCTGGCTTGGTGGTGACTATATGAAAATGGCCAAGATGTTTACCCTCAAAAAAACAGGGAACTCCACCCTGCAGGTGACACCAGTTGATAAAAATATTGCTGATTTTATCAGTTCTGTGTCCATAGTTTTTGATGAAAAGTCATTGCAGCCGCGTAAGGTCGAAATAACGGAAGCCGGGGGGGATCTTACACGTATTGTTTTTTATGCAACTGTTATAAACAGCAGACTGGATGAAAAACTCTTCAGCCAGTGTGATGCAGATGGCTGA
- a CDS encoding ACP dehydratase, with amino-acid sequence MTGKKSLPARLPMAAHSLLPHRPPMLFVDQLLERSGNRARALAKMPAEGICVDDGLVFPEFFIEVVAQAMAMANGYDALCAGSGVNDGMLVGIDSFSFYHTASPGTRLQIDIEKTFEFGPVKIIHGEVFDGEVLLAAGDIKVWEDLG; translated from the coding sequence ATGACCGGGAAAAAATCGCTACCCGCCCGTCTGCCAATGGCGGCCCATTCGCTTTTACCGCACAGACCTCCCATGCTTTTTGTGGACCAACTGCTGGAGCGATCCGGAAACAGGGCAAGAGCCCTGGCCAAAATGCCTGCGGAGGGTATCTGCGTTGATGATGGTTTGGTTTTTCCGGAATTTTTCATAGAAGTTGTGGCCCAGGCGATGGCCATGGCAAACGGTTATGATGCCCTCTGTGCGGGAAGCGGGGTGAATGACGGCATGCTGGTTGGAATCGATTCATTTTCTTTTTATCATACGGCTTCACCCGGAACCAGACTGCAGATTGACATTGAAAAAACATTTGAGTTCGGACCGGTTAAAATTATTCATGGAGAAGTTTTTGATGGTGAAGTATTGCTTGCGGCAGGAGATATCAAGGTATGGGAAGACCTCGGTTGA
- the fabG gene encoding 3-oxoacyl-ACP reductase FabG, whose protein sequence is MSDKDKRTVFISGASRGIGAAIAKDLARSGYDIWLNYRSSTGQAKKVKKEIEAFGRTCTLLPFDVSDETAVNENMEPLLRDQVPYGLIHNAGITRDTLLPLMRRDEWDSVIDVHLNSFFILARLFSKVMLSRREGRIISIASLSGETGQAGQVNYSAAKAGLIGASKALARELGKRNILVNVVSPGLIETEMIEKLPLDTILPLIPLGRVGRVEEVSGVVRFLLSEEAGYITGQVFSVNGGMYM, encoded by the coding sequence ATGAGTGATAAAGATAAAAGAACAGTATTTATCAGTGGTGCAAGCAGGGGCATCGGTGCGGCTATTGCAAAGGATCTGGCGCGGAGCGGCTATGATATCTGGTTGAACTACCGCTCGTCCACCGGGCAGGCCAAAAAAGTGAAAAAAGAGATTGAAGCTTTTGGTCGCACCTGTACTCTCCTGCCCTTTGATGTCTCTGATGAAACTGCGGTGAATGAGAATATGGAACCTCTTCTCAGGGATCAGGTGCCGTATGGGCTTATCCATAATGCCGGGATCACCAGGGATACGTTGTTACCGCTTATGCGCAGGGATGAATGGGATTCTGTTATCGATGTTCATCTCAACAGTTTTTTTATCCTGGCCCGCCTTTTTTCCAAGGTGATGCTTTCCAGGAGAGAGGGGCGCATTATCTCCATTGCCTCCCTTTCGGGTGAAACCGGGCAGGCGGGACAGGTGAATTATTCTGCGGCCAAGGCAGGCCTGATCGGGGCTTCCAAGGCCCTGGCCCGGGAACTGGGAAAAAGAAATATTCTTGTGAATGTCGTTTCTCCCGGACTTATTGAAACGGAAATGATAGAAAAGTTACCCTTGGATACAATCCTGCCCCTTATTCCCCTGGGTCGTGTGGGGAGGGTGGAAGAGGTCTCCGGGGTTGTACGCTTTCTGCTCAGCGAGGAAGCTGGTTATATTACCGGCCAGGTTTTCAGTGTTAACGGTGGTATGTACATGTAA